One genomic segment of Bacteroides caccae includes these proteins:
- a CDS encoding PspC domain-containing protein, with product MENNKKLTRASAGNRMVAGVCAGIADYFGWDPTLLRIVYVLATIFTAFAGIIIYIILWIVMPERRPGDGYEDRMNNRLH from the coding sequence ATGGAAAATAACAAAAAATTAACCAGAGCTTCCGCCGGTAACCGAATGGTTGCAGGGGTATGTGCCGGAATCGCCGATTATTTCGGCTGGGATCCCACCCTATTAAGAATCGTCTATGTATTAGCAACAATCTTCACCGCTTTTGCCGGAATCATCATATATATCATCCTATGGATCGTAATGCCGGAAAGAAGACCGGGAGATGGATATGAGGACCGTATGAACAACCGATTACACTAA